One Actinosynnema pretiosum DNA segment encodes these proteins:
- a CDS encoding GNAT family N-acetyltransferase, with translation MTQHHPATLRRQWAADLTATQLYALLKLRVDVFVVEQNCPYPELDGRDLEPGTRHLWLEEDGEPQAYLRLLEEPGGVLRVGRVVTARTARGKGFSRRLMVAAMAEIGDAEAVLDGQTYVVDFYASFGFAPEGEEFIEDGIPHLRMRRPRR, from the coding sequence GTGACGCAACACCACCCGGCGACCCTGCGCAGGCAGTGGGCGGCCGACCTCACCGCGACCCAGCTGTACGCGCTGCTCAAGCTGCGCGTCGACGTGTTCGTCGTCGAGCAGAACTGCCCGTACCCCGAGCTGGACGGCCGCGACCTCGAACCGGGCACCCGGCACCTGTGGCTGGAGGAGGACGGCGAGCCGCAGGCGTACCTGCGGCTGCTGGAGGAGCCCGGCGGCGTCCTCCGCGTCGGCCGGGTCGTCACCGCGCGGACCGCGCGAGGCAAGGGCTTCAGCCGCCGCCTCATGGTCGCGGCCATGGCCGAGATCGGCGACGCCGAGGCGGTGCTCGACGGGCAGACCTACGTCGTGGACTTCTACGCCTCGTTCGGGTTCGCCCCCGAGGGCGAGGAGTTCATCGAGGACGGGATCCCGCACCTGCGGATGCGCCGGCCTCGGCGATGA
- a CDS encoding serine protease yields MRISSRLVAALALVAVQLASQLVAAPAALAVVGGSVAGRAPWVAALLDARGSHFCGGALIAPDRVVTAAHCTQERGLLGPRDRAPRQLTVVLDRHDLRTRGGVRVGVSGIWRHPAFTDVGRGDDLAVLQLDGPVAFEPVRVGDAVAGRTATAYGWGRTAESGPVSSVLRQVDVPIRADHDCAAALAGYRADAMLCAGFPDGGRDACTGDSGGPLVSDGLLVGVVSYGRGCARAGQPGAYTRLGHYRDRL; encoded by the coding sequence ATGCGCATCAGCTCCCGCTTAGTCGCCGCCCTCGCCCTGGTCGCGGTCCAGCTCGCCTCCCAGCTCGTCGCCGCGCCCGCCGCGCTCGCCGTCGTCGGCGGCTCCGTCGCCGGGCGCGCGCCCTGGGTGGCCGCCCTGCTCGACGCGCGCGGCTCCCACTTCTGCGGCGGCGCCCTCATCGCCCCCGACCGGGTCGTGACCGCCGCCCACTGCACCCAGGAGCGCGGCCTGCTCGGCCCCCGCGACCGCGCGCCCCGGCAGCTCACCGTCGTGCTCGACCGGCACGACCTGCGCACGAGAGGCGGGGTGCGGGTCGGCGTCTCCGGGATCTGGCGGCACCCGGCGTTCACCGACGTGGGGCGCGGCGACGACCTGGCCGTGCTCCAGCTCGACGGCCCGGTCGCGTTCGAGCCCGTCCGGGTCGGCGACGCCGTCGCGGGCCGCACCGCCACCGCCTACGGCTGGGGCCGCACCGCCGAGAGCGGCCCGGTGTCCTCGGTGCTGCGCCAGGTCGACGTGCCGATCCGCGCGGACCACGACTGCGCCGCCGCGCTCGCCGGCTACCGCGCCGACGCGATGCTGTGCGCGGGCTTCCCGGACGGCGGCAGGGACGCCTGCACGGGCGACTCCGGCGGCCCGCTGGTCTCCGACGGCCTGCTCGTCGGCGTCGTCTCCTACGGCCGGGGCTGCGCCCGCGCGGGCCAGCCCGGCGCCTACACCCGGCTCGGCCACTACCGCGACCGGCTCTGA